CACTGAAATCAGATGTGTTGTTATAAGAGGAAGCGGGAACAGGGCTTTCTGCTCAGGATATGATATAGCGACAATATCCGATGAAGAGATTGCGATAGAAGACGGCCATCCACTGACCGAAGCCATGCGGGCAGTGAAATCCTACCCTCTTCCCGTAATAGCCATGATAAACGGTCATGCTTTCGGGGCGGGACTCGAACTTGCGGTGACTTGCGACCTGAGAGTATGCGCCGACGACGCGAAGCTCGCGATCCCGCCCGCAAAACTGGGAGTCACTTATCATTACAGCGGAATAAAGCAATTCCTGAACTTGGTGGGTCCAGGGTTTACAAGAGAACTATTTCTCACCGGAAACCCAGTTAATGCCGAAAGAGCCCTGGAAAAAGGACTTGTCGACCATGTTGTAAAAAGAGAAAGGCTTGAAGAGTTCACCTATGGACTTGCCGAGGGAATAAGCGAAAACGCCCCGCTTTCGATGATATCGATGAAAAAGATGATAAATATCTGGGAAGAAGGGAGGCCAGTATCGGAAGAAAACGAAGAGCTCATAAGGTCTCTTTTCGCCAAGGTGAGGAAAAGCAGCGACTCTGAGGAAGGAAAAAGGGCTTTTCTCGGAAAGAGAAAGCCCGTTTTCAAGGGAGAATAAAGACTTCTGCGGTTCAGTCCCCGTAACCGAATTCCTTTATAAGGAAATCGCTCTGGGTCCAGTTCTCCTTAACCTTGACCCAAAGCTCAAGAAACAGCTTAACTCCCAGTATCCTTTCAATATCAACCCTGGCCTCAGAACCGATTCGCTTTAGCATCCCCCCGCCCTTTCCTATGAGAATCCCCTTGTGGCTTTTTCTCTCAACATAGATTTCCGCACTTATCCTGATCAGGTTCCGTTCCGTATCCTCGCTGAATCCCGAGACCACCACCGCCACTTTATAGGGAATTTCCTTTCGCGTGAGATTGAAGACTTTCTCCCTTATGAGTTCGCTTACGTAAAAAATCTCGGGCTGATCCGTGAAAATATCATCAGGGAAATATTTCGGCCCTTCGGGCAGGCGTTTTTTTAGAAGCTGCGTGAGCCGCTCCACCCCGTCGCCCGTAAGAGCCGAGATGGGAACTATTTCGAGGAACTTATCGGAAAACTTCTCGGCAGATGAAAGTATCGACAGGAGCTTTGATTTCTTTATCTTGTCGATCTTGTTCACGACAAACAAGGAAGGTTTCCTGAGCATCTTAAGTATGGATTCATCAGCCGCCCCGAAAGGCTTTTCCACGTCCGTAACGAACGCCACCAGATCAGCGTCGGAAAGAGCGCCGCTTACCGCACGGGCCATGGATTTCCCGAGCCTGCTTTTCTCCCTGTAAACGCCCGGGGTATCGAGAAAAACCAGCTGGGAATCATCAAAAGTCCTTACTCCCAGAATTCTGTTCCTGGTAGTGCTCGGCTTATCCGAAACGGCCGAAACTTTTTCTCCGACGATGGAATTCACAAGAGTGGATTTTCCGACATTAGGTCGTCCTATCACGGAAATGAACCCGGACCTGAAGCCCTCTTTTGAAGCTGTTTGGACCATGGAAATGAATCTCTAGTTAGATTTTAACAAAAAGTTGTACAATTTCTTTCAGAGAAATATGTTCCTATCAGTATAATTTACCGTAATCTTCGAGGCAAAAACCGGTCTTCCAGTAAAAATGAGTCAAGCAAAAGAGACGGCAAACCCAATCATCCACTGGTTCAGAAAGGATCTCAGACTCCTGGATAATCCGGCACTAGCGGAGGCGGCCAAATCCGCTCGGCCCATAGTGCCGGTCTATATACTTGAAGACGCAGATTCAGATCCCTGGGCGCCCGGCGGCGCAAGCAGATGGTGGTTACATCAAAGTCTTTTGGCGCTAAACAGATCCTTGGAAACCCGCGGAAACAGCCTAATTCTGCGTCGCGGCCGACCGCAGGAGGTTCTGAGGGAGTTGGTAACCGAGACCGGCGCCACGGCAGTATACTGCACCCCGCTTACAGAACCGCACGCGATCAAGGTCGATTCGGAACTACCGGATATTCTTAAGGAACTCGGGGCCGGATTCAGGATATTTGACGGGAATCTGTTTTTTCCGCCCGGTTCCATTACGACAAAAAACGGCGAACCCTACAAGGTCTTCACGCCTTTTTACAAAACCTGCATGCAGAGCTTTCCACTCCAGAAGCCCGTGCCCGCCCCCGAACGACTTCCAAGCTCGAGAAAACCCCCCAAGAGCGATTCACTTGATGAGTGGAAGCTTCTGCCGACAAAGCCCGACTGGAGCGCCGACTGGCTTAACATGTGGACGCCCGGCGAATCAGGTGCCCTCAACTCTATTGACTCGTTTCTGGAAAACTCACCAGAGGAATACCGAATTCAACGCGACCGACCTGGTGTGAAGAGAACTTCTCGCCTTTCTCCTCATTTCCATTTTGGAGAAGTATCACCGAGGACATGCTGGCATCATTCGCTTGCAAGAGTAAAACCAGAATCGCAAGATGACCTGAAACCCTTTTTTCGCCAGCTCATATGGCGGGAATTCTCTCACCACCTGCTTTACCACTGGCCAAAATTCCCCGAAAAGCCGTTTCGATGGAAATTTGAACGCTTCCCGTGGGCAAGGAATGAAGAAGCGCTTCGCCGGTGGCGGCAAGGTCTCACCGGCTACCCGATAGTCGATGCTGGAATGCGCGAACTCTGGGCTACGGGCTGGATGCACAACCGGGTACGAATGATCGCCGCTTCTTTTCTTGTGAAACACCTTCTTAACCCATGGCAGGACGGTGCCGCCTGGTTCTGGGATACTTTGGTTGACGCGGATCTTGCTAACAACTCAGTAAGTTGGCAATGGGTCGCGGGCTGCGGGGTTGATGCAGCTCCATTTTTTCGTATTTTTAACCCGGTGCTTCAGGGCAGGAAATTTGACCCCAACGGTGCTTATGTGCGACGTTGGGTTCCAGAACTTACAAACTTACCGAATAGATACATTCATGAGCCATGGACAGCATCTAAAAATAGACTTGAGAATTCGGGAGTCTCTCTGGGAAA
This sequence is a window from Candidatus Dadabacteria bacterium. Protein-coding genes within it:
- a CDS encoding enoyl-CoA hydratase-related protein, with translation MAENKEILIKTEGSICTLTLNRPEKRNSLTPETLGLLTEEFLRLGKATEIRCVVIRGSGNRAFCSGYDIATISDEEIAIEDGHPLTEAMRAVKSYPLPVIAMINGHAFGAGLELAVTCDLRVCADDAKLAIPPAKLGVTYHYSGIKQFLNLVGPGFTRELFLTGNPVNAERALEKGLVDHVVKRERLEEFTYGLAEGISENAPLSMISMKKMINIWEEGRPVSEENEELIRSLFAKVRKSSDSEEGKRAFLGKRKPVFKGE
- the era gene encoding GTPase Era, which translates into the protein MVQTASKEGFRSGFISVIGRPNVGKSTLVNSIVGEKVSAVSDKPSTTRNRILGVRTFDDSQLVFLDTPGVYREKSRLGKSMARAVSGALSDADLVAFVTDVEKPFGAADESILKMLRKPSLFVVNKIDKIKKSKLLSILSSAEKFSDKFLEIVPISALTGDGVERLTQLLKKRLPEGPKYFPDDIFTDQPEIFYVSELIREKVFNLTRKEIPYKVAVVVSGFSEDTERNLIRISAEIYVERKSHKGILIGKGGGMLKRIGSEARVDIERILGVKLFLELWVKVKENWTQSDFLIKEFGYGD
- a CDS encoding deoxyribodipyrimidine photo-lyase, which gives rise to MSQAKETANPIIHWFRKDLRLLDNPALAEAAKSARPIVPVYILEDADSDPWAPGGASRWWLHQSLLALNRSLETRGNSLILRRGRPQEVLRELVTETGATAVYCTPLTEPHAIKVDSELPDILKELGAGFRIFDGNLFFPPGSITTKNGEPYKVFTPFYKTCMQSFPLQKPVPAPERLPSSRKPPKSDSLDEWKLLPTKPDWSADWLNMWTPGESGALNSIDSFLENSPEEYRIQRDRPGVKRTSRLSPHFHFGEVSPRTCWHHSLARVKPESQDDLKPFFRQLIWREFSHHLLYHWPKFPEKPFRWKFERFPWARNEEALRRWRQGLTGYPIVDAGMRELWATGWMHNRVRMIAASFLVKHLLNPWQDGAAWFWDTLVDADLANNSVSWQWVAGCGVDAAPFFRIFNPVLQGRKFDPNGAYVRRWVPELTNLPNRYIHEPWTASKNRLENSGVSLGNSYPYPIVDHLTARNRALEVFKYM